The following proteins are co-located in the Komagataeibacter sp. FNDCF1 genome:
- the alaS gene encoding alanine--tRNA ligase, translating to MPTTNDIRATFLDYFAGNGHQIVPSSSLVPHNDPTLLFTNAGMVQFKNVFTGQETRPYSRATTAQKVVRAGGKHNDLDNVGYTARHHTFFEMMGNFSFGDYFKAEAIELAWKLVTGTFGLPREKLLATVYADDEEAAGLWRRIAGLSDDRIIRIPTADNFWRMGDTGPCGPCSEIFYDHGPDVAGGPPGSPDEDGDRFTEIWNLVFMQYFENPPGTRSPLPRPSIDTGLGLERFAAILQGKRDNYDTDTFRALILASAEVTGQDPDGPFNASHRVVADHLRSTSFLIADGVLPSKDGRGYVLRRIMRRAMRHLHMMGTTEPTFYKLVPALIRQMGEAYPELIHARALIEGTMKGEEERFKAMLDRGLSLLADETERLGDGAPLPGAVAFKLYDTFGFPLDLTQDALRGTSHNVDVAGFNEAMDVQRKRARAAWSGSGDSATETVWFEARDAFGATEFLGYTTETSDAEVQGVVVDNAQVESAGPGTKVALLLNQTPFYGESGGQVGDTGTITAPGLHIAITDTQKKLGDLLVHYGTVIEGTVKPGMAVTAQVDHTRRTAIRAHHSATHLLHEALRRRLGAHVTQKGSLNAPDRLRFDVSQPRPITPEELADVEAEVNARIRENTDVTTRHMTPDEAIEEGAMALFGEKYGDEVRVVSMGGPEEGRAAWSIELCGGTHVRRTGDIGLFRITSESGVSSGVRRIEAVTGRSAENITIATEERLNQVAAMLRVPPAEAPERLAVLLEERKVMERQISDLQRKLASGSQAASSIVEVNGIRLDARNVGELPPKELKPLADSLRKEIGSGVIALISTADGKGSIVVAATADLSEKVDAVALVRAASAAMDGKGGGGRRDMAQAGGPDISKVDAALEAVRTALQQGAAG from the coding sequence ATGCCCACAACAAACGACATTCGTGCCACCTTCCTCGATTATTTTGCGGGGAACGGGCATCAGATCGTGCCGTCCTCGTCCTTGGTGCCACATAACGATCCGACACTGCTGTTTACCAATGCTGGTATGGTGCAGTTCAAGAACGTGTTCACCGGGCAGGAAACACGTCCCTATTCCCGCGCCACAACGGCCCAGAAGGTCGTGCGCGCGGGCGGCAAGCACAACGACCTGGACAATGTGGGCTATACCGCCCGCCATCACACGTTTTTCGAGATGATGGGCAATTTCTCGTTCGGGGATTATTTCAAGGCGGAAGCCATCGAACTGGCATGGAAGCTGGTCACCGGCACCTTTGGCCTGCCCAGGGAAAAGCTGCTGGCCACCGTCTATGCCGATGATGAGGAAGCAGCCGGCCTGTGGCGCAGGATCGCGGGCCTGTCGGATGACCGGATCATCCGCATTCCAACTGCCGACAATTTCTGGCGCATGGGCGATACCGGCCCGTGTGGCCCGTGCTCCGAGATCTTCTATGACCATGGCCCCGACGTGGCCGGTGGTCCCCCCGGCTCCCCCGATGAGGACGGCGACCGGTTTACCGAGATCTGGAACCTCGTGTTCATGCAGTATTTCGAGAACCCGCCCGGCACCCGTTCGCCCCTGCCGCGCCCGTCCATCGACACCGGGCTCGGGCTGGAACGCTTTGCCGCCATCCTGCAGGGCAAGCGCGACAATTATGATACCGATACCTTCCGCGCGCTGATCCTGGCTTCCGCCGAGGTGACGGGTCAGGACCCGGACGGGCCGTTCAATGCCAGTCACCGCGTGGTGGCCGACCACCTGCGCTCCACCTCCTTCCTGATCGCCGATGGCGTGCTGCCGTCCAAGGACGGCCGTGGCTACGTGCTGCGCCGCATCATGCGCCGTGCCATGCGCCACCTGCACATGATGGGCACGACGGAGCCGACTTTCTACAAGCTGGTTCCCGCGCTGATCCGGCAGATGGGCGAGGCCTATCCCGAACTGATCCACGCCCGCGCCCTGATCGAAGGGACGATGAAGGGGGAGGAAGAGCGCTTCAAGGCGATGCTCGACCGCGGGCTGTCGCTGCTGGCGGACGAGACGGAACGCCTTGGCGATGGCGCACCGCTGCCAGGTGCCGTTGCCTTCAAGCTGTATGATACGTTCGGCTTCCCGCTTGACCTGACACAGGACGCCCTGCGCGGCACCAGCCACAACGTGGATGTGGCGGGCTTCAACGAAGCCATGGACGTGCAGCGCAAGCGCGCCCGCGCCGCCTGGAGCGGTTCGGGCGACAGCGCGACCGAGACCGTGTGGTTCGAGGCGCGAGACGCCTTCGGCGCCACCGAATTCCTTGGCTACACCACCGAGACATCGGACGCCGAAGTCCAGGGCGTGGTCGTGGACAACGCGCAGGTGGAAAGTGCCGGCCCCGGCACGAAGGTGGCCCTGCTGCTCAACCAGACACCCTTTTATGGTGAAAGCGGCGGCCAGGTGGGCGATACCGGCACCATCACGGCCCCCGGCCTGCACATCGCCATTACCGATACGCAGAAGAAACTGGGCGACCTGCTGGTACATTACGGCACGGTCATCGAAGGTACGGTAAAGCCGGGCATGGCGGTCACGGCGCAGGTCGATCACACCCGCCGCACCGCCATCCGCGCGCACCACTCCGCAACCCATCTGCTGCATGAGGCCCTGCGCCGCCGTCTGGGCGCGCACGTCACCCAGAAAGGCAGCCTGAACGCACCGGACCGCCTGCGCTTTGACGTAAGCCAGCCCCGCCCCATAACCCCCGAGGAACTGGCGGATGTCGAAGCCGAAGTGAATGCCCGCATCCGTGAGAACACGGACGTCACCACCCGCCACATGACACCCGACGAAGCCATTGAAGAGGGCGCGATGGCCCTGTTTGGTGAAAAATATGGCGATGAGGTCCGCGTGGTCTCCATGGGTGGCCCCGAGGAAGGGCGCGCCGCCTGGTCGATCGAACTGTGTGGCGGCACGCATGTCCGCCGCACGGGGGATATCGGGCTGTTCCGCATCACATCGGAAAGCGGTGTATCATCCGGCGTGCGGCGGATCGAGGCCGTGACCGGCCGGTCGGCGGAAAACATCACCATCGCCACCGAGGAGCGCCTCAATCAGGTTGCCGCCATGCTGCGCGTGCCCCCGGCCGAAGCACCGGAACGTCTTGCCGTGCTGCTGGAAGAGCGCAAGGTGATGGAACGCCAGATTTCGGACCTGCAGCGCAAGCTGGCATCCGGCAGCCAGGCCGCCAGCAGCATTGTGGAAGTGAATGGCATCCGGCTCGACGCCCGCAACGTGGGTGAACTGCCGCCCAAGGAACTCAAGCCGCTGGCGGATTCGTTGCGCAAGGAAATCGGTTCCGGCGTGATTGCCCTGATTTCCACTGCCGATGGCAAGGGCAGCATCGTGGTCGCCGCAACCGCCGACCTGAGTGAAAAGGTCGATGCCGTGGCACT
- the tenA gene encoding thiaminase II, with protein sequence MTWKWVAEQDWPLLTTGLAGRLRRDCMPRWLEFVCHPFVRGVADGSLPADAFRNFLIQDYLYLIQYARACALAVHKADGVAGMRQAVRLLSGLLDTELSMHVGYCREWGIAEDTLEQAEESLELLAYSRFILDRAQTGDLLDLLVTMAPCLIGYAEVGARLHASPDTRRQGNPYWSWINLYGGDAYTVLVEDGIRRLDQVGAAYGAEARYPTLLREFTTAVRLETAFWATARSG encoded by the coding sequence ATGACATGGAAATGGGTGGCGGAACAGGACTGGCCGCTCCTGACAACCGGGCTTGCGGGGCGTCTGCGCCGTGACTGCATGCCCCGGTGGCTGGAATTCGTCTGCCACCCCTTTGTGCGGGGGGTGGCCGATGGCTCCCTGCCGGCCGATGCGTTCAGGAACTTCCTGATCCAGGATTATCTCTACCTGATCCAGTACGCCCGTGCCTGTGCGCTGGCTGTTCACAAGGCCGACGGGGTGGCGGGCATGCGGCAGGCGGTACGATTGCTGTCGGGCCTGCTGGACACCGAACTGTCCATGCATGTCGGCTATTGCCGGGAATGGGGGATTGCGGAAGATACGCTGGAGCAGGCCGAGGAGTCTCTGGAATTACTTGCCTACAGCCGCTTTATACTTGACCGCGCCCAGACGGGCGACCTGCTGGACCTGCTTGTCACCATGGCGCCATGCCTGATCGGCTATGCGGAGGTCGGTGCCAGGCTGCATGCCAGTCCCGACACGCGCAGGCAGGGCAATCCTTACTGGTCATGGATCAACCTGTATGGAGGGGACGCATATACCGTGCTGGTGGAAGACGGGATCCGCCGCCTGGATCAGGTTGGCGCGGCCTATGGCGCTGAGGCGCGTTATCCCACCTTGCTGCGGGAGTTCACGACAGCAGTGCGGCTGGAGACCGCATTCTGGGCCACGGCACGTTCGGGCTGA
- a CDS encoding GtrA family protein, translating into MLKLPSEKITQFLKFGIVGLLGLGWDTTAVYSLRPLVGLTTATIAAYFIAASINWFINRLWTFRKAGNQHHFVIQWFRFLAGNSLGFFLNRGCVFMLFHLSPIFKANPVLALAAGAAAGMMANFHISRKLVFHGESRTDARPCAQIVPFQPERAVAQNAVSSRTAVVNSRSKVG; encoded by the coding sequence TTGCTCAAACTCCCTTCCGAGAAAATCACGCAATTCCTGAAATTCGGTATTGTCGGGCTGCTAGGACTGGGCTGGGATACAACGGCGGTTTATAGCCTGCGCCCGCTGGTCGGGCTGACAACCGCAACCATCGCCGCGTATTTCATCGCGGCATCGATCAACTGGTTCATCAACCGTCTGTGGACTTTCCGCAAGGCCGGGAACCAGCATCATTTCGTGATCCAGTGGTTCCGTTTCCTTGCAGGCAACTCGCTGGGGTTCTTCCTGAACCGTGGCTGCGTGTTCATGCTGTTCCACCTCTCCCCCATCTTCAAGGCCAATCCTGTCCTGGCCCTGGCGGCCGGGGCCGCCGCGGGCATGATGGCGAACTTTCATATCAGCCGGAAACTTGTCTTCCACGGGGAATCCCGGACCGATGCGCGTCCCTGCGCACAGATCGTGCCCTTTCAGCCCGAACGTGCCGTGGCCCAGAATGCGGTCTCCAGCCGCACTGCTGTCGTGAACTCCCGCAGCAAGGTGGGATAA
- a CDS encoding OmpA family protein: protein MRLRSALLATSLLAATPFAAKATTITGPYVGIGGGYDLTQTQHMHDAEDKNGANGNNDYGQHVRHGHGWTGFANVGWGFGNGLRAEVEGAYSWTAITSVDTEKTKGHDRSYGGFVNVLYDIDLKRLFGIDVPVTPFVGAGAGYLWENANVTGMSSGAQMKGTNGSFAYQGIVGAAYDIPGVSGLQMTTEYRMVGQVEDFGMGNIRASGGGYTSAERFDHRFNHEFIVGVRYAFNNAPPPPPPAPAVVPPAPTAARTYLVFFDWDGAALTGRSREIVAEAAQASTHVQTTRIEVNGYTDNTAAHPGPRGQQYNLGLSMRRADSVKAELIRDGVPANAIDIHGYGEAHPLVPTGPDTREPQNRRVEIILH from the coding sequence ATGCGTCTCCGCTCTGCCCTGCTGGCAACCAGCCTGCTTGCAGCGACACCGTTCGCCGCCAAGGCAACCACCATCACTGGCCCGTATGTCGGCATCGGCGGTGGCTACGATCTGACCCAGACCCAGCATATGCATGATGCTGAAGACAAAAACGGTGCCAACGGCAACAATGACTATGGCCAGCATGTCCGTCACGGCCATGGCTGGACCGGCTTTGCCAACGTCGGCTGGGGTTTCGGTAACGGCCTGCGCGCCGAAGTCGAAGGGGCCTACAGCTGGACCGCGATCACCAGTGTCGACACCGAGAAGACCAAGGGTCATGACCGTTCGTATGGCGGCTTCGTCAACGTACTGTATGATATCGACCTGAAGCGTCTGTTCGGCATTGATGTGCCTGTCACGCCGTTTGTCGGTGCCGGTGCCGGTTACCTGTGGGAAAACGCAAATGTCACGGGCATGTCCTCCGGCGCCCAGATGAAGGGTACGAACGGCAGCTTTGCCTATCAGGGTATCGTCGGTGCGGCCTACGACATCCCGGGCGTGTCTGGCCTGCAGATGACCACCGAATACCGCATGGTTGGTCAGGTTGAAGACTTCGGCATGGGCAACATCCGCGCTTCCGGTGGTGGCTACACGAGTGCTGAACGCTTCGACCACCGCTTCAACCACGAATTCATCGTAGGCGTCCGCTACGCGTTCAACAACGCGCCGCCGCCGCCGCCGCCGGCCCCCGCCGTCGTGCCGCCCGCACCGACCGCGGCCCGCACCTACCTGGTGTTCTTCGACTGGGACGGCGCAGCCCTGACCGGCCGCTCGCGTGAGATCGTGGCAGAGGCCGCACAGGCTTCCACCCACGTCCAGACCACGCGCATCGAGGTCAACGGCTACACCGACAACACGGCAGCCCACCCCGGCCCGCGTGGCCAGCAGTACAACCTTGGCCTGTCCATGCGTCGTGCTGACAGCGTGAAGGCTGAACTGATCCGTGACGGCGTGCCCGCCAACGCCATCGACATCCATGGCTATGGTGAAGCCCACCCGCTGGTCCCCACCGGCCCCGACACGCGTGAGCCCCAGAACCGTCGCGTCGAGATCATCCTGCACTGA
- a CDS encoding OmpA family protein — protein sequence MRLRAALLATSLLAAATPFAAKATTITGPYVGIGGGYDLTQTQHEHSAEIKNGQNGNDDYGQHTRHGHGWTGFANVGWGFGNGLRAEIEGAYNWSAITSTGDGGRTKGHDRSYGGFVNVLYDIDLKRLFNIDVPVTPFVGVGAGYLWQNVSTANTFAGAPGFSTNRQGTNGSFAYQGIVGAAYDIPGVPGLQMTTEYRMVGQVEDFGMGNISAGASYNGQNSGRAAMRYDHRFNHQFIVGVRYAFNNAPPPPPPAPAVVPPAPTAARTYLVFFDWDGAALTGRSREIVAEAAQASTHVQTTRIEVNGYTDNTAAHPGPRGQQYNLGLSMRRADSVKAELIRDGVPANAIDIHGYGEAHPLVPTGPDTREPQNRRVEIILH from the coding sequence ATGCGTCTTCGCGCAGCGTTACTGGCTACCAGCCTGCTGGCAGCGGCAACACCGTTTGCCGCCAAAGCAACCACCATCACCGGCCCCTATGTTGGCATCGGCGGTGGTTACGACCTGACCCAGACCCAGCACGAGCACAGTGCCGAGATCAAGAACGGCCAGAACGGCAACGATGACTATGGCCAGCATACCCGCCACGGTCATGGCTGGACCGGCTTTGCCAACGTTGGCTGGGGTTTCGGTAACGGCCTGCGCGCCGAAATCGAAGGTGCCTACAACTGGTCCGCGATCACCAGCACCGGTGACGGCGGTCGCACCAAGGGTCATGACCGTTCTTATGGCGGCTTTGTCAACGTGCTGTATGACATCGACCTGAAGCGTCTGTTCAACATTGACGTGCCCGTCACGCCGTTCGTCGGTGTCGGTGCCGGTTACCTGTGGCAGAACGTCAGCACGGCCAACACCTTCGCAGGCGCTCCGGGCTTCTCGACCAACCGCCAGGGTACGAATGGCAGCTTCGCCTATCAGGGTATCGTCGGTGCGGCCTACGACATCCCGGGCGTGCCTGGCCTGCAGATGACCACCGAATACCGCATGGTTGGTCAGGTTGAAGACTTCGGCATGGGCAACATCTCCGCTGGTGCATCCTATAACGGCCAGAACTCGGGTCGTGCTGCAATGCGCTATGACCACCGCTTCAACCACCAGTTCATCGTAGGCGTCCGCTACGCGTTCAACAACGCGCCGCCGCCGCCGCCGCCGGCCCCCGCCGTCGTGCCGCCCGCACCGACCGCGGCCCGCACCTACCTGGTGTTCTTCGACTGGGACGGCGCAGCCCTGACCGGCCGCTCGCGTGAGATCGTGGCAGAGGCCGCACAGGCTTCCACCCACGTCCAGACCACGCGCATCGAGGTCAACGGCTACACCGACAACACGGCAGCCCACCCCGGCCCGCGTGGCCAGCAGTACAACCTTGGCCTGTCCATGCGTCGTGCTGACAGCGTGAAGGCTGAACTGATCCGTGACGGCGTGCCCGCCAACGCCATCGACATCCATGGCTATGGTGAAGCTCACCCGCTGGTCCCCACCGGCCCCGACACGCGTGAGCCCCAGAACCGTCGCGTCGAGATCATCCTGCACTGA
- a CDS encoding OmpA family protein, producing MRLRAALLATALTTTPVVTAMATTITGPYADIGGGYNLTQTQHVHDFDNEALMNDYVSHGTSAAQRADIANTYTPHEHYRERMRHGDGWTGFAAVGWGFGNGLRAEVEGAYSWSGLSGMSFSQGGPRGGATSGRTQGSDRSYGGFVNVLYDIDLKRLFNIDVPVTPFVGVGAGYLWENVNSNTVMASNSSLNLRQHGTNGSFAYQGIVGAAYDIPGVAGLQMTTEYRMVGQVESFSMGNITQSYNNGTYGTDNSHLRYDQRFNHQFIVGVRYAFNTAPPPPPPAPAVVPPAPVAARTYLVFFDWDGAALTGRAREIVAQAAQASGHVQTTRIEVNGYTDNSAAQPGPRGQQYNLGLSMRRADSVKAELIRDGVPASAIAVQGYGEARPLVPTGPDTREPQNRRVEIILH from the coding sequence ATGCGTCTTCGCGCGGCATTGCTGGCGACTGCACTGACCACGACACCGGTTGTCACCGCCATGGCAACAACAATCACCGGTCCCTATGCCGATATCGGGGGCGGTTATAACCTGACCCAGACCCAGCATGTTCATGATTTCGACAATGAAGCCCTGATGAATGACTATGTCAGTCACGGCACGAGTGCCGCCCAGAGGGCCGACATCGCGAATACATACACCCCCCACGAACATTACCGCGAACGGATGCGCCATGGTGATGGGTGGACCGGCTTCGCGGCGGTTGGCTGGGGCTTTGGCAACGGCCTGCGCGCCGAAGTGGAAGGGGCCTACAGCTGGTCCGGCCTGTCGGGGATGAGCTTCAGCCAGGGCGGCCCGAGGGGCGGCGCCACTTCGGGCCGGACCCAGGGCAGCGACCGTTCCTATGGCGGCTTTGTCAACGTACTGTATGACATCGACCTCAAGCGCCTGTTCAACATCGACGTGCCTGTCACGCCATTCGTCGGTGTGGGTGCCGGTTACCTGTGGGAAAATGTGAACAGCAACACGGTAATGGCATCCAACAGCAGCCTCAACCTGCGCCAGCACGGCACAAATGGCAGCTTCGCCTACCAGGGCATTGTCGGTGCGGCCTATGACATACCCGGGGTTGCCGGACTGCAGATGACCACCGAATACCGCATGGTCGGGCAGGTCGAGTCCTTCAGCATGGGCAACATCACCCAGTCGTACAACAACGGCACCTACGGCACGGATAACAGCCACCTGCGCTATGACCAGCGCTTCAATCACCAGTTTATCGTTGGCGTCCGCTATGCGTTCAACACCGCCCCGCCGCCGCCGCCGCCGGCCCCTGCCGTCGTGCCGCCCGCACCGGTGGCGGCCCGTACCTACCTGGTGTTCTTTGACTGGGATGGCGCGGCCCTGACCGGTCGCGCGCGGGAAATCGTGGCGCAGGCGGCACAGGCATCCGGCCACGTCCAGACCACCCGCATCGAGGTGAACGGCTATACCGACAATTCGGCCGCCCAGCCCGGCCCGCGTGGCCAGCAGTACAATCTTGGCCTGTCCATGCGCCGCGCGGACAGCGTGAAGGCCGAACTGATCCGTGACGGCGTGCCCGCCAGCGCCATTGCCGTGCAGGGTTATGGTGAAGCCCGTCCGCTGGTCCCCACCGGGCCCGACACGCGGGAGCCCCAGAACCGCCGCGTCGAGATCATCCTGCACTGA
- the aroB gene encoding 3-dehydroquinate synthase produces the protein MSRQIPPDRPSPESPSLSIPLDLTAVGSSAPRQAGCGRTIVLVGLMGAGKTTIGRILAAALGMPFIDSDEEIERAAGCSIADLFQRYGEPEFRRGERLVIRRLLSGPPVVLATGGGAFMDPRTRASVREHAVSIWLRCPLPLLVQRVAERTHRPLLNAASPHAVLADLMHIRHPVYAEADIIVDCGDDNVEHSADHVMQALKQNLQPLRVPVRLDRASYEVMIGPDVIRRAGALLAPVLPQKRVVILTDRTVSPLHLPRLIEGLEETAIHAEVITIPPGEGSKNMAMYEHVTNALLEAHVERGTTVVALGGGVVGDLAGFCAATTLRGLPFVQVPTTLLSQVDSSVGGKTGINTPFGKNLVGAFHQPIAVLADTSTLATLPVRELRAGYAEIVKSGLLGDAGLFDWCERHGAAVLAGDPAMQAEAIRMACAFKARVVTADEREERKVDGRALLNLGHTFGHALEAEMGYDGSLLHGEAVSIGLRLAFMLSVRLGYCPAEDLERVTRHLEQLSMPARVGDTGRTFPASQLVRNMQRDKKMRDGRLSFVLVRGIGRAFTCRDVPDEAVLDVLRADGCTP, from the coding sequence ATGTCACGCCAGATTCCCCCCGACCGGCCCAGCCCGGAGTCCCCATCGCTCAGCATTCCGCTTGACCTGACCGCCGTTGGCTCATCCGCCCCCCGGCAGGCCGGCTGCGGGCGGACCATCGTGCTGGTGGGCCTGATGGGGGCGGGCAAGACCACCATCGGCCGCATCCTTGCGGCGGCGCTGGGCATGCCCTTCATCGATTCGGACGAGGAAATCGAACGTGCGGCAGGCTGCTCGATTGCCGACCTGTTCCAAAGATACGGTGAACCGGAATTCCGCCGGGGCGAGCGGCTGGTCATCCGCCGCCTGCTGTCCGGGCCGCCGGTGGTGCTGGCAACGGGGGGGGGCGCATTCATGGACCCCCGCACGCGCGCCAGCGTGCGCGAGCATGCCGTGTCCATCTGGCTGCGCTGCCCGCTGCCGCTGCTGGTGCAGCGGGTTGCGGAACGCACGCACCGCCCGCTGCTCAACGCGGCCTCCCCGCACGCGGTGCTGGCGGATCTCATGCACATACGCCACCCGGTCTATGCGGAGGCGGACATCATCGTGGATTGTGGAGATGACAACGTGGAACACAGCGCCGACCATGTCATGCAGGCCCTGAAGCAGAACCTGCAGCCCCTGCGCGTGCCCGTGCGGCTGGACCGCGCCAGCTACGAGGTGATGATCGGCCCCGACGTGATCCGCCGCGCGGGCGCGCTTCTGGCGCCCGTGCTGCCACAGAAGCGCGTGGTGATCCTGACGGACCGGACCGTCTCCCCCCTGCACCTGCCCCGCCTGATCGAAGGGCTGGAGGAGACCGCCATCCACGCCGAGGTCATCACCATTCCCCCCGGCGAGGGATCAAAGAACATGGCCATGTATGAACACGTGACCAACGCCCTGCTGGAAGCCCATGTGGAACGCGGCACCACGGTCGTGGCGCTGGGCGGTGGCGTGGTGGGGGACCTGGCCGGATTCTGTGCCGCAACCACCCTGCGCGGCCTGCCCTTCGTGCAGGTGCCGACCACCCTGCTGTCGCAGGTGGATTCGTCCGTGGGTGGCAAGACGGGCATCAACACCCCGTTCGGCAAGAACCTGGTGGGCGCGTTCCACCAGCCCATCGCCGTGCTGGCCGATACATCCACCCTTGCCACCCTGCCGGTGCGTGAACTGCGCGCGGGCTATGCCGAGATCGTCAAGTCCGGGCTGCTGGGGGATGCGGGCCTGTTCGACTGGTGCGAACGCCATGGGGCGGCGGTGCTCGCGGGTGATCCGGCCATGCAGGCCGAAGCCATCCGCATGGCCTGTGCGTTCAAGGCCCGCGTGGTCACGGCAGACGAGCGCGAGGAGCGCAAGGTCGATGGCCGGGCGCTGCTCAACCTCGGCCACACCTTCGGCCACGCACTGGAAGCCGAAATGGGCTATGACGGCAGCCTGCTGCATGGGGAGGCCGTGTCCATCGGGCTGCGGCTGGCCTTCATGCTGTCGGTCAGGCTGGGCTACTGCCCGGCGGAGGATCTGGAGCGCGTGACCCGCCATCTGGAGCAGCTGTCCATGCCCGCGCGGGTGGGGGACACGGGGCGGACCTTCCCGGCCAGCCAGCTTGTACGCAACATGCAGCGCGACAAGAAAATGCGCGATGGCCGCCTGTCCTTCGTGCTGGTGCGGGGTATCGGCCGCGCCTTCACCTGCCGCGACGTGCCCGACGAGGCGGTGCTGGACGTACTGCGCGCGGATGGCTGCACGCCCTGA
- a CDS encoding tyrosine recombinase — protein sequence MSMDGVDAFLEMQAAERGAALNTLHAYGRDLADLAAVLHAGGLTARTAGENDLRTYLSGLARQGLAARTQARRLSCLKQYFLFLAREGLRPDNPAALLEAPRLDTPLPRFLSEGEVTDLLAACIPEPDATPARRRRLLLARAALEILYASGLRISELLALPRRALDAAPGMMLVRGKGGRERMVPMSARARAAARALMDVDAGRKSPFLFPGRGAARPMTRQGFDRILHDAALRAGLDPARLSPHVLRHSFATHLLAHGADLRALQVLLGHADIATTQIYTHVMLDRLRDAVAAHHPLSHAGEQAAG from the coding sequence GTGTCGATGGACGGCGTTGACGCCTTTCTGGAAATGCAGGCTGCCGAACGGGGTGCCGCCCTCAATACGCTTCATGCCTATGGCCGTGACCTGGCGGATCTCGCGGCGGTCCTGCATGCCGGTGGCCTGACGGCGCGTACGGCGGGGGAAAATGACCTGCGGACCTATCTGTCCGGCCTTGCGCGGCAGGGGCTTGCGGCACGCACGCAGGCGCGCAGGCTGTCATGCCTGAAGCAGTATTTCCTGTTCCTGGCGCGGGAGGGACTGCGGCCGGACAATCCTGCCGCGCTGCTGGAAGCCCCGCGTCTGGACACGCCGCTGCCGCGTTTCCTGTCGGAGGGGGAGGTGACGGACCTGCTGGCCGCCTGCATTCCGGAACCCGATGCCACACCGGCGCGCAGGCGCAGGCTCCTGCTTGCCCGTGCGGCGCTGGAGATCCTGTATGCATCGGGCCTGCGCATATCCGAACTGCTGGCCCTGCCACGCCGTGCGCTGGATGCGGCGCCGGGCATGATGCTGGTGCGTGGCAAGGGCGGACGCGAGCGCATGGTGCCCATGTCGGCCCGTGCGCGGGCCGCCGCCCGCGCGCTGATGGATGTCGATGCCGGGCGGAAAAGCCCGTTCCTGTTCCCCGGTCGCGGGGCGGCCCGGCCCATGACCCGGCAGGGATTTGACCGAATCCTGCATGACGCGGCCCTGCGCGCGGGGCTGGACCCGGCACGGCTGTCGCCGCATGTGCTGCGCCATTCCTTCGCCACGCACCTGCTGGCCCACGGGGCGGACCTGCGCGCGCTGCAGGTGCTGCTGGGTCATGCCGATATCGCGACGACACAGATCTATACCCATGTCATGCTGGACCGGCTGCGCGATGCGGTGGCGGCCCATCATCCCCTGTCCCATGCGGGGGAGCAGGCCGCCGGGTAG
- a CDS encoding acetyl-CoA carboxylase carboxyltransferase subunit alpha, protein MRQFLDFEKSVAELENKIDELRRMSGPDGINIAEEITRLSEKADRQLRTAYAKLTPWQKVQVARHAQRPHTVDYIGALITEFSPLAGDRLFGEDKAIIGGIGRFNGQPVVVIGTERGAEIETRLKHNFGMARPEGYRKAQRLMKLAGRFGLPVLTFIDTSGAWPGIDAEARGQAEAIARSTETCLNVPVPVIATVIGEGGSGGAVALGAGDRVMMLEHAIYSVISPEACSSILWRDPKQASTAADALKLTAQDLLQLHLIDRIIPEPLGGAQRDPAAAIRAVGDAIAAELPGLQTKDPALLKAQRRDKFLAMGREAVS, encoded by the coding sequence ATGCGCCAGTTTCTAGATTTCGAAAAGTCGGTCGCCGAGCTTGAGAACAAGATCGACGAGCTTCGCAGGATGTCCGGTCCGGACGGGATCAACATTGCGGAAGAGATCACCCGGTTGAGCGAGAAAGCCGACCGGCAGTTGCGTACGGCCTACGCCAAGTTGACCCCATGGCAGAAGGTGCAGGTCGCCCGCCACGCCCAGCGGCCCCATACGGTGGATTACATCGGTGCGCTGATTACCGAATTCTCGCCGCTGGCCGGTGATCGCCTGTTTGGCGAGGACAAGGCCATCATTGGCGGCATCGGCCGTTTCAATGGCCAGCCGGTGGTGGTGATCGGGACCGAACGCGGTGCCGAGATCGAGACACGGCTCAAGCACAATTTCGGCATGGCCCGGCCCGAAGGCTACCGCAAGGCCCAGCGCCTGATGAAGCTGGCGGGACGATTCGGCCTGCCAGTCCTGACCTTCATCGATACATCGGGTGCGTGGCCCGGCATCGATGCGGAAGCGCGCGGCCAGGCGGAAGCCATTGCCCGCTCCACCGAGACCTGCCTGAACGTGCCCGTACCGGTCATCGCCACCGTCATCGGCGAAGGCGGGTCCGGCGGTGCCGTGGCACTTGGCGCGGGTGACAGGGTGATGATGCTGGAGCACGCCATCTACTCCGTCATCTCGCCCGAGGCCTGTTCCTCCATCCTGTGGCGTGACCCCAAGCAGGCGAGCACCGCGGCGGATGCGCTGAAGCTGACCGCGCAGGACCTGCTCCAGCTGCACCTGATCGACCGCATCATTCCCGAACCGCTGGGCGGTGCGCAGCGTGACCCGGCTGCGGCCATCCGGGCCGTGGGTGACGCCATTGCCGCCGAATTGCCCGGCCTGCAGACCAAGGATCCGGCACTGCTCAAGGCGCAGCGGCGCGACAAGTTCCTTGCCATGGGGCGTGAAGCGGTTTCCTGA